One window of the Pseudanabaena sp. BC1403 genome contains the following:
- a CDS encoding class I fructose-bisphosphate aldolase, producing MTTNLKSLLGDEASYLLDYQAKVSKDLLHLPSPDWINRIFVNSDRSPQVLRSLQQLYGHGRLANTGYLSILPVDQGIEHSAGASFAPNLIYFDPENIVKLAIAAGCNAVTTTLGVLGMTSRQYAHQIPFIVKLNHNELLTYPNQFDQIMFASVEQAWNLGAVAVGATIYFGSEQSTRQIQEVSQAFALAHKYGMATILWCYLRNNAFKQDKDYHLSADLTGQANHLGVTIEADIIKQKLPENNGGYNVIGEISSYGKTDQRIYSELTTEHPIDLTRYQVLNCYCGRASLINSGGTSGENDLVDAVRTAVINKRAGGAGLISGRKTFQKPFEEGVKLFHAIQDVYLSEDVAIA from the coding sequence GAAGCATCATATCTCTTGGATTATCAGGCAAAAGTTAGTAAGGATTTATTACATCTCCCCAGCCCAGATTGGATAAACCGCATTTTTGTGAATAGCGATCGCTCTCCTCAAGTTCTTCGTAGTCTCCAGCAACTCTACGGACATGGCAGGTTAGCGAATACAGGTTATCTTTCAATTTTGCCTGTAGATCAAGGAATAGAACATTCGGCTGGTGCTTCCTTTGCGCCAAATCTGATCTACTTTGATCCAGAGAACATTGTGAAATTAGCGATCGCGGCAGGATGTAATGCCGTAACCACAACCTTGGGCGTATTGGGCATGACCTCTCGGCAGTATGCTCACCAAATTCCTTTTATCGTCAAGCTCAATCATAATGAGTTGCTCACCTATCCCAATCAATTCGATCAAATTATGTTTGCGTCGGTAGAACAAGCTTGGAATTTAGGTGCTGTAGCAGTGGGAGCCACAATCTATTTTGGCTCAGAGCAATCTACCCGACAGATTCAAGAAGTTAGTCAGGCCTTCGCTTTGGCACATAAATACGGCATGGCAACTATTTTGTGGTGCTACCTTCGCAATAATGCCTTTAAGCAAGACAAGGACTACCATCTTTCTGCTGACTTAACTGGGCAAGCAAATCACCTTGGCGTAACTATTGAGGCTGATATCATTAAGCAAAAGTTGCCTGAGAACAATGGTGGCTATAACGTAATCGGAGAGATTAGTAGCTACGGTAAAACCGATCAGCGAATCTATTCTGAACTCACTACTGAGCATCCCATCGATTTAACCCGCTATCAAGTTCTGAATTGCTACTGTGGTCGAGCGAGTTTAATCAACTCTGGTGGCACATCGGGGGAAAATGATTTAGTGGATGCCGTGCGGACTGCGGTAATTAATAAACGAGCAGGTGGTGCTGGCTTAATCTCTGGGCGCAAAACCTTCCAGAAGCCTTTTGAAGAAGGCGTGAAGCTATTTCATGCGATTCAAGATGTCTATCTTTCTGAAGATGTTGCGATCGCTTAA